One stretch of Planococcus sp. PAMC 21323 DNA includes these proteins:
- a CDS encoding DUF4007 family protein — translation MKEGVYMGYSQHQSFYLRDRWVSKAIKGIEGNASFFFEKDAFEKIGLGKNMVQSLKYWTIATKIYEELRDNNQKYHQITRLGKFIKEKDRAIKYFNTAGLLHHSLATNKDISTTWYWFFNIYTETAFTREDVLEELTNWVQKREKRVVSENSLKRDIDCLIKLYTSGGSTADPEEVILSPLFKLNLLEERNGIIYKKEAQMDKSNLLLVGYTLLKYMQGRNLSAISIDDLVHKEELLGKLYNMKRSTIVNLISGWTEHPEYPATFTRTNNLDTVRLPEVSPEEFIYYEYERKVEKNYDY, via the coding sequence ATGAAAGAAGGGGTATACATGGGTTACAGTCAACATCAAAGTTTTTATTTACGAGACAGATGGGTGAGCAAGGCCATTAAAGGTATAGAGGGAAATGCATCCTTTTTCTTTGAGAAAGATGCATTTGAAAAAATAGGTTTAGGCAAAAATATGGTTCAGTCCTTAAAATATTGGACTATAGCTACCAAAATATATGAAGAGCTTCGAGATAATAATCAAAAGTATCATCAAATAACTCGCTTAGGTAAATTTATTAAAGAGAAGGATCGCGCGATTAAATATTTTAATACCGCAGGCTTACTACATCATTCTTTAGCGACTAATAAAGATATTAGTACAACTTGGTATTGGTTTTTTAATATATACACAGAGACTGCTTTTACTAGAGAAGATGTATTAGAAGAGCTTACTAATTGGGTTCAGAAACGAGAAAAACGGGTCGTTTCGGAGAACTCTTTAAAACGTGATATAGACTGTTTAATTAAACTCTACACAAGTGGAGGTAGTACAGCAGATCCTGAGGAAGTAATTCTTAGTCCGTTATTTAAACTTAATTTATTAGAGGAACGTAATGGAATTATCTACAAAAAAGAAGCTCAAATGGATAAAAGTAATTTATTGTTAGTGGGGTATACTTTGCTTAAATATATGCAAGGAAGAAATTTAAGTGCTATTAGTATAGATGATTTGGTGCATAAAGAAGAGTTGCTAGGTAAGCTGTACAACATGAAGAGATCCACAATTGTAAATTTAATTAGTGGGTGGACAGAACACCCGGAATATCCTGCAACTTTTACAAGAACTAATAATTTGGATACTGTTCGTCTGCCGGAAGTTTCACCGGAAGAGTTTATTTACTACGAGTATGAACGAAAGGTAGAAAAAAACTATGATTACTGA
- a CDS encoding AAA family ATPase, which yields MIIKSIEIKNFRQFKGIQKIIFSTAQDENITLIQGDNTSGKTTLLQAFLWCLYGQANFKSKDALINTVAAYEMQNLRKDDEVKVSIELSHHGVDYIISRTLKYMLKNGEIKPATINTVEMSYKETDGQMKQIPSYEIKQKIEEILPADLSTYFLYDTERFGNITTKSDVTDAVKGILGLTVLEHTIDHIGKESSKTTLLGKFYASLNLTGNNKASEALQKMQEAEEKKEEIINRKKEKTKELEHYLMTKGQLEEKLRTLEASARLQKERDLKQKELSYENGFLIEQNDQFFKNFKANTFIYLANPLMKKALIELQNADVDDKGIKDMNANSIKDIIVRGKCVCGTEVVEGNVAHKHLLEEINFLPPESIGNIIRNFKEKTELMLSSSQNYMSNLEGSYKNAMRRRGKIAELEDEIDSIKTELEGKDSVGKYQENLTDTESKIRQLENLLLNLEKQIWEQDNIISSNKTIHNNNVSTSEKNKEILEYMAYATAIKEWVEKRYKVRESDIRIKLEEKVNEYFSKIYHGKRKVKVDEKYKVTLITTSSDQDLITDESQGLETVKNFAFISGLVDMAKEKLQDDSNSSEKDSEDYPLILDAPFSNADERHVENISKVLPEVASQLVLIVMAKDWNYAEKAMGKKVGKRYFLDKKSEVLTKIVEVNN from the coding sequence TTGATTATTAAGAGTATTGAAATAAAAAACTTTAGACAATTTAAAGGTATACAAAAAATAATATTTTCGACTGCACAGGATGAAAATATAACGTTAATTCAAGGTGATAATACAAGTGGAAAAACTACTTTATTACAGGCATTTCTATGGTGTCTGTACGGACAAGCAAACTTTAAAAGCAAAGATGCGCTAATAAACACAGTAGCTGCATATGAGATGCAAAACTTAAGGAAAGATGATGAAGTTAAAGTCTCTATAGAGTTAAGTCATCATGGAGTAGATTATATAATTTCTAGAACTCTTAAATACATGTTAAAGAATGGTGAAATAAAACCGGCCACTATAAATACTGTTGAGATGTCTTATAAAGAAACTGATGGTCAGATGAAGCAAATTCCGTCGTACGAAATAAAACAGAAAATAGAAGAAATTCTTCCGGCAGATTTGTCTACATATTTTCTTTATGATACAGAAAGATTTGGAAATATCACAACAAAATCAGATGTCACAGATGCAGTCAAAGGCATTTTAGGACTCACCGTATTGGAGCATACAATCGATCACATTGGTAAAGAATCTTCGAAAACCACATTATTAGGGAAATTTTATGCTAGTTTAAATTTGACTGGAAATAATAAAGCGAGTGAAGCTCTTCAGAAAATGCAAGAAGCTGAAGAGAAGAAGGAAGAGATAATTAATCGTAAGAAAGAAAAAACTAAAGAGTTGGAACATTATTTAATGACCAAAGGACAGCTAGAAGAGAAGTTAAGAACCCTAGAGGCAAGTGCAAGACTACAAAAAGAACGAGACTTAAAACAAAAAGAATTAAGTTATGAAAATGGATTTTTAATTGAGCAGAACGATCAATTTTTCAAAAACTTTAAAGCAAATACATTTATCTATCTTGCAAATCCTTTGATGAAAAAAGCATTGATAGAGTTACAAAATGCTGATGTCGACGATAAAGGAATTAAAGATATGAATGCCAATTCTATCAAAGATATTATTGTTCGAGGGAAATGTGTTTGCGGAACAGAAGTAGTTGAGGGAAATGTAGCTCACAAACATCTATTAGAAGAAATCAATTTTTTACCGCCTGAATCTATTGGTAATATAATAAGGAATTTTAAAGAAAAAACAGAATTAATGTTGAGTTCCTCCCAAAACTACATGTCGAATTTAGAAGGCAGTTACAAGAATGCTATGAGAAGAAGGGGGAAAATAGCGGAGCTAGAAGATGAAATAGATTCTATAAAAACTGAGTTAGAAGGCAAGGATTCAGTAGGAAAGTATCAAGAAAATCTTACTGACACAGAAAGTAAAATTCGTCAACTTGAAAACCTATTATTGAACCTTGAAAAACAAATTTGGGAACAAGATAACATAATTAGTAGCAACAAAACTATTCACAATAATAACGTTAGTACCTCTGAAAAGAATAAAGAGATTTTAGAATATATGGCTTATGCAACTGCTATTAAAGAATGGGTAGAAAAAAGGTATAAAGTTAGAGAGAGTGATATTAGAATTAAACTGGAAGAAAAAGTTAATGAATATTTTTCGAAAATATATCACGGTAAACGCAAAGTTAAAGTCGATGAAAAGTATAAAGTAACGTTAATAACAACTAGCTCTGATCAGGATTTAATAACTGATGAATCTCAAGGGTTGGAAACAGTAAAGAATTTTGCTTTCATCTCGGGCTTAGTAGATATGGCGAAAGAAAAGCTACAAGATGATTCCAATTCTAGTGAAAAAGATTCAGAAGATTATCCATTAATTTTAGATGCACCTTTTTCAAATGCAGATGAAAGACATGTAGAGAATATATCTAAGGTACTTCCTGAAGTTGCCAGCCAATTGGTATTGATAGTAATGGCAAAAGATTGGAATTACGCAGAGAAAGCTATGGGGAAAAAGGTTGGTAAAAGATATTTCCTTGATAAAAAATCTGAAGTTTTAACTAAGATAGTTGAGGTGAATAATTAG
- a CDS encoding DEAD/DEAH box helicase family protein — MSLVNIEIKNEYRSFENDMVKEFYIPVLETAIRYDRAVGFFSSTALIEITKGIAGLIRNKGKVRIIASPRLSEEDIDAIYFGYKSRDKIIEEKLLNSFDSDLDFFSKKRLNLLANLIANGIIDIKIALIKDNNSIGIFHEKMGIVEDEKGNKIAFTGSLNETGAAFSHNYESIDVFRSWTFEEDRVAAKELAFENIWTNQAKNVLTIDFPKLVKEKLESYKTDEIELVLDEQEEYVIKSAIAERERIDGPVTPENVHLREYQIEAIEKWKTHGYNGVFDMATGTGKTITGLGAAAELAKNLNYNLAVVIVCPYQHLVDQWVEDIELFNMKPIVAHSASKQKSWKKRLEQQTELYNIEVNNHFCLVTTNATFSSDFVQNQLKSIKRNLLLIVDEAHNFGAEHLQTKLLHNAQFRLALSATINRHNDEVGTQSLFNYFGEKCIEYTLEMAINNNMLTPYYYYPVPVFLTPDELLEYQELTTQIAKAVRKDKFGKVTFSESAKFLLLKRAKIVAGAQEKITKLENEIKKYQNDSHILVYCGATTINDPEYYEGSADEEEKRQIDVVTSLLGNKLGFKVSKFTSEESAEEREELKKTFSKGDHLQSLIAIRCLDEGVNIPSIKTAFILASSTNPKEYVQRRGRVLRKFDGKKHAIIYDFITLPMPFELMGELMPEEVQSMQSLPLREIARMKDFASIAENSSVADTLINEIKEFYHLNKEEEVNNEFL; from the coding sequence ATGAGTCTAGTAAACATCGAAATCAAAAATGAATATAGATCTTTTGAAAATGATATGGTCAAAGAATTTTATATTCCTGTTCTTGAGACTGCAATTAGATACGATCGAGCTGTTGGTTTTTTTTCATCAACAGCATTAATAGAAATTACTAAGGGTATAGCGGGGCTAATTAGGAATAAAGGGAAAGTTAGGATTATAGCTTCTCCGAGATTATCTGAGGAAGATATCGATGCAATTTATTTTGGATATAAAAGTAGAGATAAAATAATAGAAGAAAAATTATTAAATTCATTTGATTCTGATTTAGATTTCTTTAGCAAGAAGCGTTTGAATTTATTGGCAAATTTAATAGCGAATGGAATAATAGATATCAAAATCGCTTTAATTAAAGATAATAATAGCATTGGTATCTTTCACGAAAAAATGGGGATTGTGGAAGATGAAAAAGGAAATAAAATTGCTTTTACCGGTTCTTTAAATGAAACAGGGGCTGCTTTTTCTCATAACTACGAATCAATAGATGTTTTTCGTTCTTGGACATTTGAAGAAGATAGAGTTGCTGCTAAAGAGTTAGCTTTTGAAAATATTTGGACCAACCAAGCAAAAAACGTCCTGACTATAGATTTTCCAAAACTAGTAAAGGAGAAGTTGGAAAGTTATAAGACTGATGAAATTGAATTAGTTTTGGATGAGCAAGAGGAATATGTAATAAAAAGCGCGATAGCAGAAAGAGAAAGAATTGATGGGCCGGTTACGCCTGAGAACGTTCATTTGAGGGAATATCAAATAGAAGCTATAGAAAAATGGAAAACACATGGATATAATGGAGTTTTCGATATGGCTACTGGTACGGGGAAAACTATCACTGGTTTAGGTGCCGCAGCAGAACTGGCGAAAAACTTGAATTATAATCTTGCAGTAGTCATAGTATGTCCATATCAACACCTTGTAGATCAGTGGGTCGAAGATATTGAGTTATTTAATATGAAGCCAATTGTAGCCCATTCTGCATCTAAGCAAAAGTCTTGGAAAAAGAGGTTAGAGCAGCAAACTGAACTATATAATATCGAAGTTAACAATCACTTTTGTTTAGTTACGACAAATGCAACCTTCTCTTCTGACTTCGTTCAAAATCAACTGAAGTCTATAAAACGGAATCTATTATTGATTGTAGATGAAGCTCACAATTTTGGAGCGGAACATTTGCAGACAAAGTTACTACATAATGCTCAATTCAGATTAGCACTTTCGGCAACTATAAATAGGCACAATGATGAGGTTGGAACTCAAAGTTTATTTAATTATTTTGGAGAAAAATGCATTGAGTATACACTGGAGATGGCAATTAACAATAATATGCTCACGCCTTATTATTACTATCCGGTTCCCGTATTTTTAACCCCAGATGAATTGCTGGAGTATCAAGAACTAACTACTCAAATTGCAAAAGCTGTTAGAAAAGATAAGTTTGGAAAAGTTACTTTTTCAGAATCAGCAAAATTTTTACTTCTGAAAAGAGCGAAAATTGTAGCAGGGGCTCAAGAAAAAATAACCAAACTTGAAAATGAAATTAAAAAATATCAAAACGACTCCCATATATTAGTCTATTGTGGAGCGACTACCATTAATGATCCAGAATACTATGAAGGAAGTGCAGATGAAGAAGAAAAGAGGCAAATTGATGTTGTAACCAGCTTACTTGGAAATAAGTTAGGGTTTAAAGTATCGAAATTTACTTCTGAAGAGTCAGCAGAAGAAAGGGAAGAATTGAAAAAAACATTCTCCAAAGGAGATCATCTACAAAGTTTGATTGCAATTAGATGTTTAGATGAGGGTGTAAATATACCAAGTATAAAAACGGCTTTTATTTTAGCAAGTAGTACTAATCCAAAAGAGTATGTTCAGAGAAGGGGACGAGTACTCAGGAAGTTTGATGGGAAAAAACATGCAATAATTTATGATTTTATTACTTTACCAATGCCATTTGAACTCATGGGCGAATTAATGCCAGAAGAAGTTCAGTCTATGCAATCTTTACCATTAAGAGAAATTGCTAGAATGAAGGATTTCGCATCAATTGCAGAAAACTCTTCTGTTGCTGACACTTTAATTAATGAGATTAAAGAGTTTTATCATTTAAATAAAGAGGAGGAAGTAAATAATGAATTCCTATAA
- a CDS encoding M20 metallopeptidase family protein: MTNQFQSTKEIDAQVVAIRRHLHQYPELSFKEFETARYIGAVLEEWGIPYERIGETGIFVDIVGDKNGPAIGLRADIDALPIQEEAEVPFKSTHQQVMHACGHDGHTAILLGAVYELHHNKTLLKGTVRCIFQPGEEADGAALALIKLGILKNPHLESITGLHLWPYLPIGTVGVKSGSMTASCDDFKITISGKSGHSARPHQAVDAILVASQIMQTLQLVAAKNINPTQPKVIHIGKIYGGEASNIVADHVVMEGTYRALNSEVRSQLRTELERVCRASEIQWDVKIDIEFLLGAPQIENEITLVSEFIKTASELLGEEKVVDLPEPSMGADDFGYFSEKIPSLYFRLGIKKEDETTYDLHHPRFHFDDAVLATGVSLYVNYAINLLQNVRR, from the coding sequence ATGACTAACCAATTCCAATCAACTAAAGAAATCGATGCACAGGTCGTTGCTATCAGGCGTCATCTCCACCAATATCCTGAGCTTTCCTTTAAAGAATTCGAAACAGCTCGTTATATTGGAGCGGTATTAGAGGAATGGGGAATACCTTATGAAAGAATTGGGGAAACAGGAATTTTTGTCGATATTGTAGGGGACAAAAACGGTCCGGCTATAGGCTTACGCGCAGACATTGATGCTTTACCCATACAGGAAGAAGCAGAGGTGCCTTTTAAATCCACTCATCAACAAGTAATGCATGCTTGTGGGCATGACGGTCATACCGCTATTTTGCTAGGAGCTGTTTATGAATTACATCACAACAAAACACTTCTCAAAGGAACTGTGCGTTGCATTTTTCAACCTGGTGAAGAAGCAGATGGAGCCGCACTTGCGCTAATTAAACTGGGGATCTTAAAAAACCCTCACCTCGAATCTATTACAGGTCTTCATTTATGGCCATATTTGCCAATTGGGACTGTAGGCGTCAAATCAGGGAGCATGACGGCTTCATGCGATGATTTCAAAATTACAATTAGCGGTAAATCTGGCCATAGCGCACGTCCGCATCAAGCGGTTGATGCCATCTTAGTAGCATCACAGATTATGCAGACACTACAACTAGTAGCTGCCAAAAATATTAATCCGACACAACCGAAAGTCATCCATATTGGTAAAATTTATGGGGGAGAGGCAAGCAATATTGTCGCAGACCACGTGGTTATGGAAGGAACATATCGAGCATTAAATAGCGAAGTAAGAAGTCAGTTGAGAACGGAACTTGAACGAGTATGTCGGGCCTCTGAAATTCAATGGGATGTCAAAATTGATATTGAATTCTTACTCGGTGCTCCACAAATCGAAAATGAGATTACTTTGGTTTCTGAGTTTATCAAAACAGCAAGCGAACTACTAGGTGAGGAGAAGGTAGTCGATTTGCCAGAACCTTCAATGGGAGCAGATGACTTTGGTTATTTTTCTGAAAAGATACCTAGTTTGTACTTCCGTCTGGGGATTAAAAAAGAAGATGAAACAACGTATGATTTACATCATCCACGATTCCATTTTGACGATGCCGTCTTGGCTACAGGAGTCAGCTTGTATGTGAATTACGCGATCAATCTATTGCAGAATGTGAGGCGTTAA
- a CDS encoding glutamine synthetase family protein: MERNIGVIETKISEVMRKIEQENIDYIRVEFLDYSGVTRARTIRKEQIANAMEVGVNFSAAIMDFTMFDTYVPNPSYGADSGDFFALPDPDTFVILPHRRKTARMFCDLVDENGNPWQGCPRSVLKKLLKEAEEVLGGQIKMVYEQEAYLMKEEDGKLVPADNSACFSTDGLDIQEDFIQNFIETMGLMGVETEQVSSEFGPGQVEINLKYDHCLKATDDQVTFKQLFKHLAREAGMVGTLAPKPFNELAGSGLHVHMSLFEGDKNLFKDLNDSRGLDLSEVAYYFIGGILHHGKALSAIAAPTVNSYKRMIPGSFAPAHICYGVGNRSSLVRVLEPRRERRFEYRGADGTCNPYLLSASLIAAGLHGVREKLDPGMPLEKDVGNLSQEELDALGVEWVPRDLKEALSYLAEDTILAETIGRDIWQEFIKVKQEEWKLHFYRVDEWERKLYSNVY, translated from the coding sequence ATGGAAAGAAACATAGGCGTAATCGAAACAAAAATCAGCGAAGTCATGAGAAAAATTGAACAAGAAAATATTGATTATATACGTGTTGAATTTTTAGATTACTCAGGGGTTACAAGAGCTAGAACAATTAGAAAAGAGCAGATTGCGAATGCAATGGAAGTAGGGGTCAATTTCAGCGCGGCGATTATGGATTTCACAATGTTCGATACGTATGTTCCGAACCCTTCATACGGAGCAGACAGCGGTGATTTTTTCGCCTTACCCGATCCCGATACATTTGTTATATTGCCACATCGCCGCAAAACGGCACGCATGTTTTGCGACTTGGTTGATGAAAACGGCAATCCTTGGCAAGGCTGTCCACGCAGCGTATTAAAGAAGCTTTTAAAAGAAGCAGAAGAAGTGCTAGGTGGACAAATCAAAATGGTTTACGAGCAAGAAGCATATTTAATGAAAGAAGAAGATGGAAAGCTGGTTCCGGCTGACAATAGCGCGTGTTTTTCAACGGATGGTTTAGATATTCAAGAAGATTTCATCCAGAATTTTATCGAAACGATGGGATTAATGGGAGTAGAGACTGAGCAAGTTTCGAGCGAGTTCGGTCCTGGACAAGTAGAAATTAATTTAAAATACGATCATTGTTTAAAAGCAACCGATGATCAAGTAACGTTCAAACAGTTATTCAAACATTTGGCGAGAGAAGCTGGCATGGTGGGAACGTTAGCGCCAAAACCATTCAATGAGTTAGCAGGAAGTGGACTTCATGTGCATATGAGTCTGTTTGAAGGAGATAAGAATTTATTTAAAGACTTGAATGACAGTCGTGGACTCGACCTCTCAGAAGTAGCATATTACTTTATCGGAGGTATTCTTCATCACGGAAAAGCCTTATCTGCAATTGCTGCGCCGACGGTAAACTCGTATAAACGAATGATACCAGGTTCATTTGCACCAGCCCATATTTGCTATGGTGTCGGAAACCGCTCAAGCTTGGTGCGCGTATTAGAACCGAGACGAGAGAGACGTTTTGAATACCGTGGTGCAGACGGAACATGCAATCCGTATTTATTGTCAGCATCTTTGATAGCAGCTGGACTACACGGTGTGAGAGAGAAACTGGATCCTGGAATGCCTTTAGAAAAAGACGTCGGTAATCTTTCTCAAGAAGAACTGGATGCTTTAGGAGTCGAATGGGTTCCTCGTGATTTGAAAGAAGCTTTAAGCTATTTGGCAGAAGACACGATTCTAGCAGAAACTATCGGTCGTGATATTTGGCAGGAGTTTATAAAAGTGAAGCAAGAAGAGTGGAAGCTTCATTTTTACCGTGTGGATGAATGGGAAAGAAAACTGTATTCTAACGTGTATTAA
- a CDS encoding amidohydrolase family protein, which translates to MSKVSLAGVKVVDVHAHPFAAPEEKETPLSFLRKLSLSVNEEMFVASQKADKAQPVPNSNMWIQILLRNMAKYLSCEETLESIVEARNKKAADYGAYTKELFGDVQLEGAIMDFGYPQPPLKREDFEKLSGSKIWEISRIETIMVEFGKEGLEFNEFVRRYRERLSENLSKPGVVGLKTIIAYRSGLEIMDMNEEEARKGYKEFVENDRSPAKSLRDYCFHIAMEECTAADKFMHIHTGIGDGEVVITKASPSYLLDTLRLEKYKDTKVHLVHGGYPWMEEAAFIVSILPNVYMDISLQNPFTGHGVERIISQVLELAPFGKVMYGSDAFTVPEMNWMGAKLFVECFERVLNDWVEKDYMDSEKARYIGEMILYRNFENIYKTKL; encoded by the coding sequence TTGTCTAAGGTTAGTTTAGCGGGAGTCAAAGTAGTTGATGTCCATGCTCATCCATTCGCAGCACCGGAAGAAAAAGAAACGCCACTTAGTTTCTTACGTAAATTGTCATTATCAGTTAATGAGGAAATGTTTGTAGCAAGCCAAAAAGCAGATAAAGCACAACCAGTTCCAAACTCAAATATGTGGATTCAGATTTTATTAAGGAATATGGCGAAATATTTGTCTTGTGAGGAAACACTTGAATCTATAGTAGAAGCTCGTAACAAAAAAGCTGCGGACTATGGAGCGTATACAAAAGAATTATTTGGAGATGTTCAGTTGGAAGGTGCAATTATGGATTTCGGCTATCCGCAGCCACCATTAAAACGGGAAGATTTCGAAAAACTGAGTGGCTCAAAAATTTGGGAGATCAGCCGAATCGAGACCATCATGGTGGAGTTCGGAAAAGAAGGATTAGAATTTAATGAATTTGTCCGTCGATACCGAGAGCGTTTATCAGAAAATTTATCGAAACCGGGAGTTGTAGGGTTAAAAACGATTATCGCCTATCGAAGTGGTCTCGAAATTATGGACATGAATGAAGAAGAAGCGCGTAAAGGCTACAAGGAATTTGTGGAAAACGATCGCTCACCAGCAAAATCATTACGTGATTATTGTTTCCATATTGCTATGGAAGAATGTACAGCCGCTGATAAGTTTATGCATATCCATACAGGGATTGGTGATGGGGAGGTTGTAATAACCAAGGCTAGCCCGAGTTACTTATTAGATACATTAAGACTAGAGAAATATAAAGACACAAAAGTCCATTTGGTACACGGCGGTTACCCATGGATGGAAGAAGCGGCATTCATAGTTAGCATATTACCGAATGTTTACATGGATATATCCTTGCAAAATCCGTTTACAGGTCATGGGGTCGAGCGTATTATTTCGCAAGTATTGGAACTAGCACCTTTCGGCAAAGTTATGTATGGATCGGATGCGTTTACTGTCCCGGAAATGAATTGGATGGGAGCAAAATTGTTTGTGGAATGTTTCGAGCGTGTGCTAAATGATTGGGTTGAAAAAGACTATATGGATTCAGAAAAAGCTCGTTATATCGGTGAAATGATTTTGTACAGAAACTTCGAGAATATCTATAAAACAAAACTATAA
- a CDS encoding APC family permease: protein MSQNISLDLQPKRTLKFWHIWALGVGAVVGDGIFLLMGQGIATAGPGSIVSYMVSGLLQLFLIIALIEMAIAMPNAGAMSTWVQRMMGKSWGFLAGFTFAIGWIIAGGSVGLALGKISVWFFPSLTAAWWPAFFAIFFVTLFAVINILGAVIAARVQLYMVLALVGVMVIFGIVGLKDVNLANFTPFLPYGAEGFFSAIPLGTYAYLGALTLVTAGAEAINPQRDLPRGLIWSSITFILLYSFAHFVLQGIIPWNEVTMDSSPFTVAAGQVFGVAGAFIMNLAAWIAAATCIIMGTIYATSRIFYSQAREGMLPKFLGVIHPKTYTPVNAIIVIWLATISLILIGQINPEFIYVELSNQLVIAWLFSWSLALIAGVLFRLKHKEEVAKLSWRQPLFPLFPVLGFIGIIVVLYGSFVGSLMTLVRGGIWLTILFLLFAVFNKSAFQGLKRPVKEKEAGEVSND, encoded by the coding sequence ATGAGTCAAAATATTAGTCTTGATTTACAACCGAAAAGAACTTTGAAGTTTTGGCATATTTGGGCTTTGGGTGTAGGTGCGGTAGTTGGAGATGGTATTTTCTTATTAATGGGACAAGGCATTGCAACTGCGGGTCCAGGATCAATCGTTTCTTACATGGTATCTGGTTTATTGCAGCTATTTTTAATAATAGCATTAATTGAAATGGCGATCGCTATGCCAAATGCGGGTGCTATGTCGACGTGGGTGCAAAGAATGATGGGGAAATCATGGGGATTCCTAGCCGGGTTTACATTTGCGATCGGCTGGATTATTGCCGGAGGTAGTGTTGGCTTGGCGTTAGGGAAAATTAGCGTATGGTTCTTTCCATCATTGACAGCAGCATGGTGGCCAGCGTTCTTCGCTATTTTCTTCGTGACACTTTTTGCTGTGATCAATATTCTAGGCGCAGTCATTGCCGCACGTGTTCAATTGTACATGGTATTGGCATTGGTTGGTGTAATGGTGATATTCGGTATTGTTGGATTGAAAGATGTTAACTTAGCGAATTTCACACCGTTTTTACCGTATGGCGCAGAAGGATTTTTCAGTGCCATTCCGCTTGGAACGTATGCTTACCTTGGTGCATTGACGTTAGTGACAGCAGGAGCAGAAGCCATTAATCCGCAACGCGACTTACCAAGAGGATTAATCTGGTCTAGTATTACTTTCATTCTTCTTTACTCGTTTGCTCATTTCGTTTTACAAGGTATTATCCCATGGAATGAAGTAACTATGGACAGTTCGCCGTTTACGGTAGCTGCTGGTCAAGTTTTTGGAGTCGCAGGTGCCTTTATCATGAACCTCGCCGCTTGGATTGCAGCGGCAACCTGTATTATTATGGGTACCATTTATGCTACTTCTCGGATTTTCTATTCACAGGCAAGAGAAGGAATGTTGCCTAAGTTTTTGGGGGTTATTCATCCGAAAACCTATACGCCAGTAAATGCGATCATTGTCATTTGGTTAGCAACAATTTCCTTGATTTTGATTGGTCAAATTAATCCAGAGTTTATCTATGTTGAATTATCAAATCAACTTGTTATTGCATGGTTATTTTCTTGGAGTTTAGCATTGATTGCCGGAGTGCTGTTCCGATTGAAACATAAAGAAGAAGTGGCCAAACTATCTTGGAGGCAGCCACTATTTCCGTTATTCCCAGTTTTAGGGTTTATCGGAATCATCGTCGTATTATACGGATCTTTTGTTGGTTCTCTTATGACGCTTGTCCGCGGAGGTATTTGGCTAACTATATTATTCTTACTATTTGCTGTTTTCAATAAATCAGCATTCCAGGGATTAAAGAGACCTGTGAAAGAAAAAGAAGCAGGGGAAGTTTCAAATGACTAA